The following coding sequences lie in one Dunckerocampus dactyliophorus isolate RoL2022-P2 chromosome 4, RoL_Ddac_1.1, whole genome shotgun sequence genomic window:
- the gtf2h3 gene encoding general transcription factor IIH subunit 3 isoform X2 yields MASEEEISLLVIVVDVNPIWWGQQAQREPQFTLSKCMDAVIVMANSHVAMNRSNKLAVIASHCQDSHFLYPSKKHRAGDNVDDASSGGGGKYELLSVANSVMAEEIRDLMSKIEVKGSSTDTLLAGSLAKALCYINRVTKELEAGQEIKSRILVIKAADDCALQYMHFMNVIFAAQKQNILIDACVLESDSGLLQQACDITGGLYLKIPQKVALAQYLLWVFLPDAEQRSQLVLPPPAHVDYRAACFCHRNLIEIGYVCSVCLSRLLSKSSSHRWLKAKRRNSRHHDITVSLA; encoded by the exons ATGGCGTCAG AGGAGGAGATCAGCTTGCTAGTCATCGTGGTGGACGTTAACCCGATATGGTGGGGGCAGCAAGCACAACGTGAGCCGCAG TTCACTCTGTCCAAATGTATGGACGCCGTCATTGTGATGGCCAACTCCCATGTGGCCATGAACAGGAGCAACAAACTGGCCGTCATCGCCAGCCACTGTCAAGACAG TCACTTCTTGTATCCCAGCAAGAAACACAGAGCCGGCGACAACGTGGACGACGCGTCCTCTGGCGGCGGCGGAAAGTACGAACTGCTTTCGGTCGCCAACAGTGTCATGGCTGAGGAGATCAGGGATCTGATGTCCAAAA tTGAAGTGAAGGGAAGCTCCACTGACACTTTGCTGGCGGGGTCCCTCGCCAAAGCGCTTTGCT ATATCAACAGAGTCACAAAGGAACTTGAAG ccggACAGGAGATCAAGTCGCGGATTTTG GTGATAAAGGCAGCAGACGACTGCGCCCTGCAGTACATGCATTTCATGAATGTGATCTTTGCTGCCCAGAAGCAG AACATTTTGATTGATGCGTGCGTGTTGGAGTCAGATTCGGGTCTCCTCCAGCAG GCGTGTGACATAACAGGAGGCTTGTACCTCAAGATCCCACAGAAGGTGGCCCTCGCACAGTACCTGCTG TGGGTGTTCCTGCCCGACGCAGAGCAGCGTTCCCAGCTGGTGCTACCACCGCCGGCCCACGTGGACTACAGGGCGGCGTGCTTCTGCCACCGTAACCTCATTGAAATCGGCTACGTCTGCTCGGTTTGCCTGTCGA
- the LOC129179660 gene encoding Rieske domain-containing protein-like: MSSEDETLQTSSSPPPASLPRTIPPSSHFVGKRDDIIRCGRVTKLVNGCRDVLVLYHQGKFHAMDMRCYHAGGALEHGDIEEFNGRACIVCPWHKYKITLAEGEGLYQAVDNPTVKPLRTRWRSKGVKQRIHKITEVDKDVYVTLSDSQEAVESDYYQTERYRANLCKVQAKKVH, translated from the exons ATGTCCTCCGAGGATGAGACTTTGCAGACCTcctcatctcctcctcctgcctcctTGCCTCGCACGATCCCACCTTCCTCTCACTTCGTCGGGAAGAGGGATGACATCATCAGATGCGGTCGTGTGACCAAGCTAGTGAATGGGTGCAGAGACGTGCTGGTCCTCTACCACCAGGGGAAGTTCCACGCCATGGACATGCGCTGTTACC ATGCGGGTGGTGCATTAGAGCATGGAGACATTGAG GAGTTCAACGGCCGGGCATGTATCGTGTGTCCGTGGCACAAGTACAAGATCACACTGGCGGAAGGCGAAGGGCTCTATCAGGCCGTGGACAACCCAACCGTCAAACCTCTGAGGACACGCTGGCGCTCCAAGGGTGTCAAGCAGAGGATCCACAAGATCACCGAAGTGGACAAGGACGTGTATGTCACGCTGAGCGACTCACAGGAGGCAGTTGAGTCGGACTACTACCAGACGGAGAGATACAGGGCGAACTTATGCAAGGTGCAGGCCAAGAAAGTCCACTGA
- the LOC129179657 gene encoding kinesin-like protein KIF24 yields MATGLWRKAETMETKNSSMKLGLFECLKAVGLQHHYERFTSMGIRHAAHLLCLTSEDLPMLEIHTKEDKSRLFSLVHLVKTLEQEGIVLGLREDADERDGKATVVDTFIKDEQDAARTKLNVAALPNRLHKRLDDDHQQRGQNSSHRPAAQHTRPDITRRLSMYNSHSAPPPQRNASSHHPKPKADIAKRLSKQPVEKMCPDRGSTKQHGGHFTKPTPVYEAKRKLGYNYGLPLQPVASKKQTCGPRILVCVRKRPLTPAERRTEEADVVMTPSAECVIVEEGKEAVDLTQYILQHPFYFDQVFGEHHSNEEVYKKTAYPLVQHMLNGGKATCFAFGQTGAGKTHTMMGSSPDDPGLYVLAVQDIFAHLSATHSPLLVYVSFCEIYCRQLYDLLNNRKRLFVREDGHNVVHIAGLCDVRVDSVNSLMKVMAQGLAARSKRVSGVNPLSSRSHALLQIQLRSASQQITGRMWFIDLAGSERASDTKATDWQTRMEGAEINQSLLALKECIRSLDQEQRHTPFRQSKLTQVLKDSFVGNSMTCMIANISPGHVATEHTLNTLRYADRVKELRGHGGRESRTIPLSKCTSRDITRGKSLPKKTKTGTQRASGGTISPTPKKPPGCAIHCSTPKSSRSDEERTGKVKRRVGPEQASQLRGSQEKGDGCKREDKREHWRKQENQYKTEGNGGDDDDDDAVMVDQRNAEMQQHLHQYHQQLQKFVPFSVTSSSSSRQSLSSQASSAVSFSDRMYPGLKDVLSVYDSGIGSNGTPSPFKDEERDAVGKEEVPREQTRWAPVVATEPKEADVAADVGLASFNSEETGEDSLEMDPSLDGLWTDSLLLAHSVHKTDVFFNTPTVDQSLPHVPHTFQQTSEESKKLPRLLTKTQAVPSSIGRESQAQKTPRMSQEGACDDSTMSQRRHTNNYLCRPERKQEHLTHAKGENSESCPAKNPRDPTSDAKLATNLTEQQTLSLLPHKLETPAKNLLTAQEPQPVFLQSLLTTQSPSNTVTDQRLQILSGHHSQVQTGSPGKLDCKARTVNQEFPLRMCHVGRMDHARWRVIQAHWEKLREMEPLLQEEQTLLCKQPHMPFGDYVDKLEEIMERNARCLHSMRTKLHMYRMSSSLREVQHNNIIVKQLLE; encoded by the exons ATGGCTACG GGTCTGTGGAGGAAAGCGGAGACCATGGAGACAAAAAACAGCTCCATGAAGCTCGGCCTCTTTGAGTGTCTGAAGGCAGTCGGGCTTCAGCATCATTACGAGCG CTTTACCTCCATGGGAATCCGTCACGCAGCCCACCTCTTATGCCTCACCTCAGAGGACCTCCCCATGCTGGAGATCCACACCAAGGAGGACAAGAGTCGGCTCTTCAGTCTGGTGCATCTGGTCAAAAcactggagcaggaggggattgTGCTCGGGCTCAGAGAGGATGCCGATGAGCGTGACGGAAAAGCCACCGTAGTGGACACCTTTATTAAAGACGAGCAGGATGCCGCTCGAACGAAGCTCAACGTGGCGGCTTTACCTAACCGCCTCCACAAGCGTCTTGATGATGACCATCAGCAGCGCGGACAAAACAGCAGCCACAGGCCAGCTGCTCAGCACACCAGGCCAGACATCACAAGACGATTGTCCATGTACAATAGTCACTCGGCGCCACCGCCACAGAGAAACGCCTCATCCCACCACCCGAAACCTAAAGCAGATATAGCAAAGAGGCTCAGCAAGCAGCCTGTGGAGAAGATGTGTCCAGATAGAGGGAGTACCAAACAACATGGTGGACACTTTACGAAACCAACACCTGTTTATGAAGCAAAGAGAAAACTGGGATACAATTATGGACTACCGCTGCAACCTGTTGCCTCAAAAAA GCAGACCTGCGGGCCGAGGATCCTTGTTTGCGTGAGGAAGCGACCTCTGACCCCGGCAGAGAGACGGACAGAAGAAGCGGACGTTGTGATGACGCCCAGTGCCGAGTGTGTGATTGTCGAAGAGGGCAAAGAAGCCGTGGACCTCACTCAGTACATTTTACAG CATCCCTTCTACTTTGACCAGGTTTTTGGTGAGCATCATTCTAACGAGGAGGTTTACAAGAAAACAGCGTATCCTCTGGTGCAGCACATGCTCAACGG gggcaAGGCCACCTGTTTCGCCTTTGGGCAGACGGGTGCAGGTAAGACTCACACCATGATGGGTTCCTCTCCCGATGATCCGGGCTTGTACGTCCTGGCGGTCCAGGACATCTTTGCTCACCTGTCGGCCACGCACAGCCCGCTGCTGGTGTACGTCAGCTTCTGTGAGATCTACTGCCGCCAGCTCTATGACCTGCTGAACAACAGGAAAAG ATTGTTTGTGAGGGAGGACGGTCACAACGTGGTTCACATTGCAGGACTTTGTGATGTCAGAGTGGACTCGGTCAACTCACTGATGAAG GTGATGGCACAGGGTTTAGCGGCACGCAGCAAGAGGGTCAGTGGCGTGAATCCGCTGTCGTCTCGTTCCCACGCCTTGCTGCAGATTCAGCTCAGATCTGCAAGCCAGCAGATAACTGGCAG aatgTGGTTCATTGACTTGGCGGGGAGTGAGAGGGCATCGGACACCAAAGCAACAGACTGGCAGACTCGCATGGAGGGGGCGGAGATCAACCAGAGCCTGCTGGCT CTTAAAGAATGCATCCGCTCCCTCGATCAAGAGCAGCGGCACACACCTTTCCGACAAAGCAAACTTACTCAG GTCTTGAAAGACTCATTTGTTGGTAACTCGATGACTTGCATGATTGCCAACATTTCACCAGGTCACGTCGCGACGGAGCACACACTGAACACACTGCGATACGCTGACCG TGTGAAGGAGCTGAGGGGTCACGGAGGAAGAGAAAGCAGAACCATACCTCTTTCCAAATGCACCAGCAGAGACATCACGAGAGGCAAAAGTCTtccaaagaagacaaaaacggGGACACAGAGAGCTTCTGGTGGCACCATTTCCCCCACCCCAAAGAAACCCCCAGGCTGCGCGATCCACTGCTCCACACCAAAGAGCAGCAGATCAGACGAGGAAAGAACTGGCAAGGTCAAACGCCGGGTCGGGCCTGAACAAGCGAGCCAGCTCAGAGGCTCACAGGAAAAGGGTGACGGTTGCAAAAGAGAGGACAAGCGTGAACACTGGAGAAAGCAAGAAAACCAATACAAGACTGAAGGcaatggtggtgatgatgatgatgatgatgctgtgaTGGTGGACCAGAGGAATGCGGAGATGCAGCAGCACCTGCACCAGTATCACCAGCAGCTGCAAAAGTTCGTGCCGTTCTCCGTTACCTCGTCCTCATCTAGCCGACAGTCGCTGTCCTCTCAAGCTTCATCCGCCGTCTCGTTTTCAGACCGAATGTATCCCGGTTTGAAGGACGTTTTGAGCGTGTACGATAGCGGGATTGGAAGCAATGGTACGCCGTCGCCTTTTAAAGATGAGGAGAGGGACGCTGTTGGGAAAGAAGAGGTTCCAAGGGAACAGACAAGGTGGGCTCCGGTGGTGGCTACAGAACCAAAGGAGGCCGACGTGGCGGCTGATGTAGGCTTAGCCTCCTTCAACTCCGAAGAGACAGGCGAGGACTCATTGGAAATGGATCCTTCGCTTGATGGCTTGTGGACTGACAGTCTACTGTTGGCCCACAGCGTCCATAAGACGGACGTCTTCTTCAACACCCCTACTGTTGACCAGTCACTACCCCATGTCCCACATACCTTTCAACAAACCAGCGAGGAATCGAAAAAGCTACCTCGACTTTTGACAAAAACTCAGGCGGTGCCGTCCAGCATCGGTAGAGAATCTCAGGCACAAAAGACACCCAGAATGTCTCAGGAAGGTGCTTGTGATGATTCGACCATGAGTCAAAGACGCCACACCAATAACTATCTCTGTCGTCCGGAGAGGAAGCAGGAGCATCTCACACATGCAAAGGGTGAAAACTCTGAAAGTTGCCCCGCAAAGAACCCTCGGGATCCCACTTCTGACGCTAAGCTAGCCACTAATCTCACAGAGCAGCAAACCCTCTCACTTTTGCCTCACAAGCTTGAAACCCCAGCAAAAAATCTACTGACCGCACAAGAGCCACAACCTGTTTTTTTACAGTCATTGCTAACGACACAAAGTCCCTCAAACACTGTGACAGACCAGCGTCTCCAAATCCTCTCAGGCCATCATTCTCAAGTCCAAACTGGAAGTCCTGGAAAATTGGATTGTAAAGCGAGAACCGTCAACCAGGAGTTTCCGCTGAGAATGTGCCATGTGGGCCGCATGGATCATGCCAG GTGGCGTGTCATCCAGGCCCACTGGGAGAAACTACGGGAGATGGAGCCTTTGCTGCAGGAGGAGCAGACCCTTCTGTGCAAGCAACCCCATATG CCATTTGGGGACTATGTGGACAAGCTGGAGGAGATCATGGAGCGGAATGCTCGCTGTCTGCACAGCATGAGAACCAAGCTGCACATGTATCGTATGAGCAGTTCCTTGAGGGAGGTTCAGCACAATAACATAATAGTAAAGCAGTTGCTTGAATAA